From a single Nanoarchaeota archaeon genomic region:
- a CDS encoding radical SAM protein — protein sequence MRKIRITPAKSILVGEMPEGCKLCITGEKLVLFISGLCPRDCFYCTLSEKRKAVDSAWANEQPVNCDEDVLNEARLCTAKGAGITGGEPLLPATVKKTMHYITLLKKTFGKEFHIHLYTSGIGMTEQVLQELQNAGLDEIRFHLDIENENNWKVLEPALKRNFDVGVEIPCIPGTFEVLKKMVLFLDRVGVKFLNLNEFEFSENQYDAMQKRGFIIADGALRQAKGSRELAQKILSFAANNCKQLSVHFCPSMLKDVYQYTNRIRRRAESIKKPFETITEESLLKKGVIFADIKELDFLPKNEMFERTEMKRIETSEKNARIAAKKGFKSAIVLELPTAEGFDIEFEPLNIRSK from the coding sequence ATGCGCAAAATTAGGATCACTCCCGCAAAATCAATCCTTGTAGGCGAAATGCCCGAAGGCTGCAAGCTTTGCATCACAGGCGAAAAACTCGTGCTTTTTATTTCCGGATTATGCCCGCGCGACTGCTTCTACTGCACGCTGTCTGAAAAAAGAAAGGCTGTCGATTCTGCATGGGCAAACGAGCAGCCGGTAAACTGCGATGAAGACGTGCTGAACGAAGCAAGGCTCTGCACTGCAAAAGGCGCAGGAATTACCGGCGGCGAGCCGCTTCTTCCCGCAACTGTCAAGAAAACGATGCATTATATTACGCTTCTAAAAAAGACATTCGGCAAAGAGTTCCATATACATCTTTATACCTCGGGAATCGGGATGACCGAACAAGTTCTCCAAGAGCTCCAAAACGCAGGGCTTGACGAAATACGATTTCATCTCGACATAGAGAATGAAAATAACTGGAAAGTTCTTGAGCCCGCCCTAAAACGAAATTTCGATGTCGGAGTTGAAATACCCTGCATACCCGGAACATTTGAAGTCCTAAAGAAGATGGTTTTATTTCTTGACCGTGTTGGCGTCAAATTCCTTAATCTTAACGAGTTCGAGTTCTCGGAGAATCAATACGATGCAATGCAAAAACGCGGCTTTATTATCGCAGACGGAGCTCTCAGGCAGGCAAAAGGCAGTAGAGAGCTTGCGCAAAAAATTCTTTCATTCGCAGCAAATAATTGCAAACAATTAAGCGTGCATTTCTGTCCCTCAATGCTAAAAGACGTCTACCAGTACACGAACAGAATACGGCGCAGGGCAGAAAGCATAAAAAAGCCGTTTGAAACAATAACTGAAGAAAGTCTCTTGAAAAAAGGAGTTATATTTGCGGATATTAAAGAACTTGATTTTCTGCCGAAAAACGAGATGTTCGAACGAACTGAAATGAAGCGCATCGAAACTTCAGAAAAAAATGCGCGCATTGCCGCAAAAAAAGGCTTTAAATCAGCTATTGTTCTTGAGCTCCCGACTGCAGAAGGGTTTGACATTGAATTTGAGCCGCTTAATATTAGATCAAAATAA
- a CDS encoding type II toxin-antitoxin system HicA family toxin translates to MTKLPVLSGRDLVKILKKMGFEPVRQKGSHIILEKMDANPRKALVVPNHKEIDTGTLIEIIRQAGLKREEFEKLL, encoded by the coding sequence ATGACAAAATTACCTGTTCTGTCAGGGCGTGATTTAGTTAAAATTCTGAAAAAAATGGGCTTTGAACCCGTACGACAGAAAGGCAGCCACATAATTCTTGAAAAGATGGATGCGAACCCTAGAAAAGCGTTGGTTGTTCCAAACCACAAGGAAATAGATACGGGAACTTTGATTGAGATAATTCGTCAGGCAGGTTTGAAGCGCGAAGAATTCGAAAAATTATTATAA
- a CDS encoding type II toxin-antitoxin system HicB family antitoxin, producing MELTAIIKKGEKQYVALCPEIDVVSQGYTIEEALKNLKEAVELYIEEMGIPEELKNEDTLIARFEVSTDDKITCSVRA from the coding sequence ATGGAACTTACAGCGATTATTAAAAAAGGTGAAAAGCAATATGTTGCGCTTTGCCCGGAAATTGATGTTGTCAGTCAGGGATATACGATAGAAGAGGCATTAAAAAACCTGAAAGAAGCCGTTGAACTGTATATTGAAGAAATGGGTATTCCTGAAGAACTAAAGAATGAAGATACGCTTATTGCACGCTTTGAGGTGTCTACCGATGACAAAATTACCTGTTCTGTCAGGGCGTGA
- the ahcY gene encoding adenosylhomocysteinase, with amino-acid sequence MKIQEISKPSKPSFEVKDISLAEQGKKQIEWAEVQMVGLMKIRARFKKEKPLAGVKIGMALHVTKETAVLVRTLLDGGAEVAITGCNPLSTQDDVAAALAKDGVNVYAKRGVNKEDYYRFIHTIMDFEPNITIDDGCDLVSEIHTKRPELIKNIIAGAEETTTGVIRLHAMVRDGALKYPMIAVNDSNTKHLVDNYYGTGQSTLDGIIRATNVFIGGKNFVVAGYGPCGKGVALKACGMGAHVIVTEVDAFRALQAHFDGYRVMPMAEAAKIGDIFVTLTGDKNVIDIHHMKAMKTGAILANSGHFDAEINLKELSKIAQKRNIRANMDEYSFDGKKIFILGEGRLVNLAAAEGHPSLVMSFSFCDQALACEYAVKNKGKLNIAVHKLPDEVDDNVAKIHLEAMGIHFDVLTEEQKKYLASWEEGT; translated from the coding sequence ATGAAAATCCAAGAGATTTCCAAGCCTTCGAAACCGAGTTTCGAAGTGAAAGATATTTCTTTGGCAGAACAAGGGAAAAAACAGATAGAATGGGCTGAAGTGCAGATGGTCGGCCTGATGAAAATCCGCGCGCGTTTCAAAAAGGAAAAGCCGCTTGCGGGCGTCAAAATCGGAATGGCGCTTCACGTCACAAAAGAGACCGCAGTTCTTGTGCGCACTTTGCTTGACGGGGGCGCAGAAGTCGCAATTACAGGATGCAACCCTCTCTCAACGCAGGATGATGTTGCAGCAGCTCTTGCAAAAGACGGCGTCAATGTCTATGCAAAACGCGGCGTAAATAAGGAGGATTATTACCGTTTCATACATACTATAATGGACTTTGAGCCGAACATAACAATTGATGACGGCTGCGATTTAGTTTCTGAAATTCATACCAAAAGGCCCGAACTCATCAAAAACATTATTGCAGGCGCTGAGGAAACAACAACCGGAGTAATTCGTTTGCATGCAATGGTGCGCGACGGAGCTTTGAAATACCCGATGATTGCTGTCAACGACTCGAACACAAAGCATCTTGTTGACAACTATTACGGAACCGGGCAGAGCACCCTTGACGGAATAATTCGCGCGACAAACGTATTTATCGGCGGAAAGAATTTCGTTGTCGCAGGATATGGACCTTGCGGAAAGGGCGTTGCCCTGAAAGCATGCGGGATGGGTGCTCATGTAATAGTCACTGAAGTCGATGCATTCCGCGCGCTACAGGCGCATTTTGACGGCTACAGAGTCATGCCTATGGCAGAAGCCGCAAAAATCGGCGATATATTCGTGACGCTTACAGGCGATAAAAACGTCATCGACATACACCACATGAAAGCCATGAAAACCGGCGCAATACTTGCGAACTCAGGGCACTTTGACGCTGAAATCAACCTGAAAGAGCTTTCAAAAATCGCGCAGAAACGAAATATTCGCGCGAATATGGATGAATATTCGTTTGACGGCAAGAAAATATTCATTCTTGGTGAAGGCCGCCTCGTAAATCTCGCTGCAGCAGAAGGCCATCCGTCGCTTGTAATGTCGTTTTCATTCTGCGACCAGGCTCTTGCATGCGAGTACGCAGTCAAGAACAAAGGCAAGCTGAATATTGCAGTGCATAAACTGCCGGATGAAGTCGACGACAATGTCGCAAAGATTCATCTTGAAGCAATGGGAATTCATTTCGATGTTCTTACAGAAGAGCAGAAGAAATACCTTGCGAGCTGGGAAGAGGGAACTTAG
- a CDS encoding histidine phosphatase family protein — protein MEYDLKTVIDERLGEKNFGIFYGLTDKEIKKRNLLEYRRWSAEGRYRYRPPEGESYIDVRARIEGFMKDKGQDWNGKNVLVITHQVPYKMFRAIIEGLDEEAVLNLPHTPNCGIQEYQLRGGKLELS, from the coding sequence TTGGAATATGATTTAAAGACTGTTATAGACGAACGGTTAGGAGAAAAGAACTTCGGAATTTTTTACGGCTTAACAGATAAGGAAATTAAAAAAAGAAACCTCCTCGAATATCGCCGATGGAGTGCTGAGGGAAGATACAGATATCGACCACCGGAAGGAGAAAGTTATATCGATGTCAGGGCAAGAATCGAGGGCTTCATGAAGGACAAAGGACAAGATTGGAATGGAAAAAATGTTCTTGTAATTACGCATCAAGTTCCATATAAAATGTTCAGAGCCATAATTGAGGGCTTAGATGAAGAGGCTGTGTTAAACTTACCACATACGCCTAACTGCGGGATTCAAGAATATCAGCTTCGTGGAGGTAAACTGGAGTTATCATAA
- a CDS encoding DUF424 family protein, whose translation MFFLKIHESDNKTVCAICDSGILGKIFEENERVLDVDADFFGGEKMPPEKIKEIADSIKSANTSSIIGNRIIAELVKMGALKECSVKEMCGIKYAMVFRIRGSS comes from the coding sequence ATGTTCTTTCTAAAAATCCATGAATCCGACAACAAAACAGTCTGCGCAATCTGCGACTCAGGCATTCTCGGCAAAATTTTTGAAGAAAATGAGCGCGTCCTTGATGTTGATGCGGATTTTTTCGGCGGAGAAAAAATGCCGCCGGAAAAAATCAAAGAAATTGCGGATTCTATAAAAAGCGCAAATACCTCGAGCATCATCGGAAACCGCATTATTGCAGAGCTTGTGAAGATGGGCGCGCTTAAGGAATGCTCGGTTAAAGAAATGTGCGGAATTAAGTACGCCATGGTTTTCCGGATTAGAGGCTCTTCTTGA
- a CDS encoding putative metal-binding motif-containing protein gives MKYLFIACFITLAIISSSAHAAVSQEIKYSSGTFSGASPTVSIGGNCPPIGLVMIVKGICEGTNSIIYGCGPTNSAYSNFGKLIQHYANVSVEGTCSIGNCTAWLNDTITEICSNTNSTLLNNTPLKANCSGSIIAESATILGGHNTSCSVGGCNTFNCDINTQYAPCTINPRIIINGTTYNYVGMINDTSVISILINQSKPAWSPLTFVPGSLQLGNNLLDMSAQNLNKFNYTIYWYEENVTQGSDNDGDGYYTDACTMGNDCDDSDPNVNPGRAEIPGNRKDDNCDGIGDSLIISSINNITANCQYFPQMPAYYCTKKVHWVATGNMRIQETNDLPITKAYYMRSGVAYQNGSNSNIVISNFSIYFDSITTDTTYALLKDDSNTLVSVRINNFDANNLKVSLFNSTGWNTVVADIKNKTWYNFSFVFDESANTMALKIIGDGYPEVSSIIGVSGALPAIKWIAFTSNGAWLDNVNIIKKDMSGTIISEFYDDFETQEIGDKIIYDINEAGWFDINITNDITLTNNLVFHAKGNFSAKNIYASGISSMSDGSGKSITIEAKMIKATSLYTYGAYCRLGWGCSSCGTACHSNSGGPIILTGDMIDIGTINADDGVGLYGRGGTIIVTGNITKIGPISSKGETYTDISYNGWYSSGVGSGGSVIIKSKKKAIIGNINLNGANSAGDDCWGTSGGNLKIAADNLTLGAVTANGGMSGGPGGSTKLYADNYIIGPITERGANGRHDSDDGWDGWCGRPGNGGFIGLFSDSGYLAPTYIFDVSGAATYYCTSCTGCCWWAYGANGKVVIANRTVPGLSILETNISAPVNGTYEIKIKNTSDEYIYGLNKEDFFEWAKIKNKYITIAIGLKNKFNIRLGTDYKLIIDTTNESYYNISRCGKEARCRTSIIPYIMY, from the coding sequence ATGAAATACCTCTTTATTGCATGTTTTATAACTTTGGCAATCATTAGCTCTTCTGCGCATGCAGCAGTCTCTCAAGAAATAAAATATTCTTCAGGCACTTTTAGCGGTGCGTCTCCGACAGTATCGATAGGCGGGAACTGCCCGCCGATTGGCCTTGTAATGATTGTCAAAGGAATCTGCGAAGGAACAAATTCAATAATATATGGCTGCGGCCCGACTAATTCGGCGTACTCGAATTTTGGAAAATTAATACAGCACTATGCAAACGTTTCTGTAGAAGGCACTTGCTCGATAGGCAATTGCACCGCGTGGCTGAATGATACAATAACTGAAATATGCTCAAATACTAACAGCACACTTTTAAATAATACGCCGCTCAAAGCCAACTGCAGCGGCTCGATAATTGCAGAATCAGCAACTATTTTAGGAGGGCATAATACGAGCTGCAGTGTCGGAGGATGCAATACGTTCAACTGCGATATAAATACTCAATACGCTCCGTGCACAATAAATCCGAGAATAATCATAAACGGAACAACCTATAATTATGTCGGCATGATAAACGACACTTCAGTTATATCAATCCTCATAAACCAATCAAAGCCGGCATGGTCTCCTTTAACTTTTGTGCCCGGAAGCCTTCAGCTCGGAAATAATCTGCTCGATATGAGTGCCCAGAACCTCAATAAATTCAACTACACAATTTACTGGTATGAGGAAAACGTTACACAGGGAAGCGACAATGACGGCGACGGATATTACACTGATGCCTGCACAATGGGAAATGACTGCGATGACAGCGACCCAAATGTAAATCCCGGGCGTGCCGAAATACCCGGCAACCGCAAAGACGACAACTGCGACGGGATTGGAGATAGCCTGATTATATCTTCAATTAATAATATAACGGCAAACTGCCAATACTTCCCGCAAATGCCCGCGTATTATTGCACAAAAAAAGTTCACTGGGTTGCAACAGGCAATATGCGGATTCAGGAGACTAACGATTTGCCGATAACAAAAGCATACTATATGAGAAGCGGTGTAGCTTACCAAAACGGATCCAACAGCAATATTGTTATAAGCAATTTTTCAATATATTTTGATTCCATAACCACAGACACAACATACGCTTTGCTGAAAGACGATTCGAACACATTGGTTTCTGTCCGGATAAATAATTTTGATGCGAACAATCTGAAAGTTTCGTTATTTAATAGTACTGGCTGGAACACTGTTGTGGCAGACATAAAGAATAAAACGTGGTATAACTTTTCTTTTGTTTTTGATGAATCTGCCAATACAATGGCTTTAAAAATAATCGGAGACGGCTATCCGGAAGTTTCATCAATCATCGGCGTTTCTGGAGCGCTTCCGGCAATAAAATGGATTGCGTTTACAAGCAATGGCGCATGGCTGGATAATGTGAATATAATCAAAAAAGACATGAGCGGTACCATTATTTCCGAGTTTTATGATGATTTTGAGACACAGGAAATTGGAGATAAAATCATATATGATATAAATGAAGCCGGATGGTTTGATATAAATATTACGAATGATATAACACTCACCAATAACCTCGTTTTCCATGCAAAAGGCAATTTTTCTGCAAAGAATATTTACGCATCCGGAATTTCTTCAATGAGCGACGGATCAGGCAAATCAATTACGATAGAGGCCAAAATGATAAAAGCAACCTCTTTGTATACTTATGGCGCATACTGCAGATTGGGTTGGGGCTGTTCGAGTTGTGGTACTGCTTGCCATTCAAATAGTGGCGGCCCGATCATACTAACCGGAGATATGATAGATATCGGTACGATAAATGCGGACGATGGTGTGGGATTGTACGGCCGTGGGGGTACAATTATAGTTACTGGCAATATTACAAAAATAGGCCCAATTTCATCTAAGGGGGAAACATATACGGACATCAGTTATAACGGTTGGTATAGCAGCGGAGTGGGCTCCGGCGGTTCGGTTATAATCAAATCAAAGAAAAAAGCAATTATTGGAAACATCAATCTGAATGGTGCCAATAGCGCGGGTGATGATTGCTGGGGCACTTCAGGAGGTAATTTAAAAATAGCTGCGGATAATTTAACATTAGGCGCTGTTACTGCAAATGGCGGAATGAGTGGTGGACCCGGAGGCTCAACTAAACTATATGCGGATAATTACATAATCGGTCCGATAACTGAACGTGGCGCTAACGGCAGACATGATTCCGATGATGGTTGGGATGGATGGTGTGGTCGTCCCGGCAACGGCGGCTTTATAGGACTGTTTTCAGATTCCGGTTATTTAGCGCCCACATATATTTTTGATGTAAGCGGAGCTGCAACATATTATTGCACATCGTGCACGGGTTGTTGTTGGTGGGCGTATGGCGCAAACGGCAAAGTAGTTATCGCAAACAGAACCGTGCCCGGCTTATCAATATTAGAAACAAATATAAGCGCGCCAGTAAACGGCACTTACGAAATCAAGATAAAAAACACATCTGACGAATATATATACGGATTAAACAAGGAAGATTTCTTTGAATGGGCCAAAATAAAGAATAAATACATAACTATTGCAATCGGATTAAAAAATAAATTCAATATCCGGCTTGGAACAGATTACAAATTAATTATTGACACAACAAATGAATCGTATTACAACATATCCAGATGCGGCAAAGAAGCGCGATGCCGCACTTCTATAATACCGTATATCATGTATTGA